From the Quercus lobata isolate SW786 chromosome 6, ValleyOak3.0 Primary Assembly, whole genome shotgun sequence genome, one window contains:
- the LOC115950487 gene encoding protein FAR1-RELATED SEQUENCE 5-like — protein MGNQKPKTIFIDQCQAMKNAIRVVFPDTCHRLCLWHISKNTAENLPRHYGIPEFKSRFNKILYNCETESEFESSWDALLRDYNLVGNKWLNTLYENRERWCSVFSHNIFSARMKASSRSESVNNVFQHMACKTMRLTEFVHEYEKASKDMRVEELEEDFRCKQGTSSQIVKNCGLLEHALSVYTRTFFKRFQLEIASTLGVTHQDVYSDGEFFTYEVIEGGGHRVHVVQFNSSNNVVTCSCKMFETLGLLCRHALRILIVKNVTELPIQYILKRWTKDAKKDSVLCDHVKPASANDELSVTSCRNELMRSVYEIFTKSAATTRHTEMCQRKVREMIELVENDMEQLNAARDGDEKENRIVANNVFDDVEKTDCSLNSLPILDPPCVRLKGVTNARLKSNLEKRKRKPLKDVTRSKQLLTRGLPTSSSHAPKGIDSFLNNFIWRMLEIE, from the exons ATGGgaaatcaaaaaccaaagacAATTTTTATTGACCAATGTCAAGCAATGAAGAATGCTATAAGAGTTGTGTTTCCTGATACATGTCATCGTTTGTGCTTATGGCATATCTCAAAAAATACTGCAGAAAATTTACCAAGGCATTATGGGATTCCTGAATTCAAGAGTAGATTCAATAAGATTCTTTATAATTGTGAGACCGAATCAGAGTTTGAGTCTTCTTGGGATGCCTTACTTAGAGATTATAATTTGGTGGGCAATAAGTGGCTTAATACTTTGTATGAAAATCGGGAAAGGTGGTGTTCAGTTTTTAGTCATAACATTTTCTCTGCAAGAATGAAAGCTTCATCAAGGAGTGAGAGTGTAAATAATGTTTTTCAACATATGGCATGCAAAACAATGAGGCTAACAGAATTTGTACACGAGTATGAGAAAGCTTCCAAAGATATGCGGGTAGAAGAGTTAGAAGAAGATTTTCGTTGCAAACAAGGTACATCTTCTCAAATAGTCAAGAATTGTGGACTTTTGGAACATGCATTATCTGTTTATACCCGTACATTTTTCAAAAGATTTCAGTTAGAAATTGCTTCTACCTTGGGGGTCACACACCAAGATGTGTATTCTGATGGAGAGTTTTTTACCTATGAAGTTATCGAAGGAGGTGGTCATAGGGTTCATGTTGTCCAATTTAACTCTTCAAATAATGTTGTGACATGTAGTTGTAAAATGTTTGAAACACTGGGGTTACTTTGTCGACATGCTTTGCGAATacttattgtgaaaaatgtcaCAGAGCTGCCTATTCAGTATATTTTGAAAAGATGGACAAAAGATGCAAAGAAAGATAGTGTTTTATGTGATCATGTAAAACCAGCAAGTGCAAATGATGAGTTGTCGGTGACTTCATGCCGTAACGAATTAATGCGCTCGGTTTatgaaattttcacaaaaagtGCAGCTACAACACGACATACTGAAATGTGCCAAAGAAAAGTAAGAGAGATGATAGAATTAGTTGAAAACGATATGGAGCAGTTAAATGCGGCTAGAGATGgtgatgaaaaagaaaacaggATTGTTGCTAATAATGTCTTTGATGATGTTGAGAAGACAGATTGCTCTCTCAATAGTTTGCCAATATTAGATCCCCCCTGTGTGCGACTGAAAGGAGTCACAAATGCAAGACTCAAAAGCAACTTGGAGAAGCGTAAAAGGAAGCCATTAAAAGATGTTACAAGATCAA AACAATTGTTAACAAGAGGACTTCCAACAAGCTCTAGCCATGCCCCTAAAGGTATTGATTcttttctaaacaattttataTGGAGGATGTTAGAAATCGAGTAA